In Pantoea cypripedii, the following proteins share a genomic window:
- a CDS encoding DUF2778 domain-containing protein, giving the protein MSYSCYFILNRREFSTLHCPGIGTFRAFSGQGEGRNNPDMTHVTNIGPLLRGRYFIVERPVGGTLGPIKEMFYRDIYGTDRSKWFALYRDDGKIDDWTFTQGIKRGGFRLHPVGPRGLSEGCITLTSQAQFEYLHDRLIAAGAMINIPGSKLKAYGTVKVY; this is encoded by the coding sequence ATGTCTTACAGTTGTTATTTCATTCTTAATCGTCGTGAGTTCTCAACATTGCATTGTCCTGGTATAGGAACATTCAGAGCATTTTCCGGGCAGGGTGAGGGGCGTAACAACCCTGACATGACACATGTCACTAATATTGGACCTTTGCTCAGAGGGCGTTATTTTATTGTTGAACGTCCTGTTGGAGGTACACTTGGACCAATAAAGGAAATGTTCTATCGTGACATCTACGGTACTGACCGCTCAAAATGGTTTGCTCTCTATCGGGATGATGGAAAAATTGATGATTGGACGTTTACGCAAGGCATAAAACGCGGAGGTTTCCGCTTGCATCCTGTCGGGCCAAGGGGATTGAGTGAAGGGTGTATCACCCTCACAAGTCAGGCACAATTTGAATATCTTCATGATAGGTTGATTGCAGCAGGTGCAATGATTAACATCCCAGGAAGTAAGCTGAAAGCCTACGGTACGGTAAAGGTATATTGA
- a CDS encoding PQQ-dependent sugar dehydrogenase → MRLLQAALLFGSALSCSLPVLAADVQVQVLQEKLDHPWSVAFLPDNHTLLITERSGQLRSWQPGKGVSAPISGVPKVWAHRQGGLLDVVLAPDFAQSRRVWLSYTTADADGRAGGVVGYGRLSDDNRQLSDFQVVLEQTPKLSTGANLGTRLAFDRQGFLWIAFGDNFASSSAQDLDKLSGKIIRLTADGKIPADNPFVGRQGARGEIWAYGVRNPQGLALNPWTQQMWESEHGPRGGDEVNIPEKGKNYGWPLATWGIDYSGQKVPEAKGGEVPGTEQPLFYWKVSPAISGMAFYNSARFPQWKNSLFIGALKEKSLIRLQVNGEKVVEEQRLLNDRAERIRDVRQGPDGFLYVLTDEANGKLLKVGLAESASTPRG, encoded by the coding sequence ATGCGATTGTTGCAAGCTGCGTTGCTGTTCGGCAGTGCGCTAAGTTGTTCCCTGCCAGTATTGGCGGCTGATGTACAGGTGCAGGTTTTGCAGGAGAAACTGGACCATCCCTGGTCGGTGGCCTTTCTGCCGGATAATCACACCCTGTTAATTACCGAACGGTCGGGCCAGTTACGCAGCTGGCAGCCGGGCAAAGGCGTATCGGCACCTATTAGCGGCGTACCCAAAGTCTGGGCGCATCGGCAGGGCGGCCTGCTTGATGTGGTGCTGGCACCGGACTTCGCGCAAAGTCGCCGCGTGTGGCTCAGCTATACCACCGCCGATGCTGACGGACGTGCGGGGGGCGTGGTGGGTTATGGTCGTCTGAGCGACGATAACCGGCAGCTGAGTGATTTTCAGGTGGTACTGGAGCAAACCCCGAAGCTCTCCACTGGCGCCAACCTGGGAACGCGGCTGGCGTTCGACAGGCAGGGATTTTTGTGGATTGCTTTTGGTGACAACTTTGCCAGCAGCAGTGCGCAGGACCTCGATAAACTCTCGGGAAAAATCATTCGCCTGACTGCCGATGGCAAAATTCCGGCGGATAATCCATTTGTCGGACGCCAGGGGGCGCGTGGTGAAATCTGGGCCTATGGCGTGCGTAATCCGCAGGGGCTGGCGCTCAATCCCTGGACGCAGCAGATGTGGGAGAGTGAGCATGGCCCGCGCGGCGGCGATGAAGTGAATATCCCGGAAAAAGGCAAAAACTACGGCTGGCCGCTGGCGACCTGGGGTATCGATTACAGTGGGCAAAAAGTACCGGAAGCCAAAGGTGGCGAGGTACCGGGTACCGAACAACCGCTGTTTTACTGGAAAGTCTCACCGGCGATCAGTGGGATGGCGTTTTACAATAGCGCACGTTTCCCGCAGTGGAAGAATTCGTTATTTATTGGCGCATTGAAGGAAAAAAGCCTGATTCGCTTACAGGTGAATGGCGAGAAAGTGGTGGAAGAACAGCGTTTGCTGAACGATCGCGCTGAACGCATTCGCGATGTCCGCCAGGGACCGGATGGCTTTCTGTATGTGCTGACCGATGAGGCCAACGGCAAACTGCTGAAAGTGGGGCTGGCGGAGAGCGCCAGCACACCACGTGGGTAA
- the rimO gene encoding 30S ribosomal protein S12 methylthiotransferase RimO, with protein MSHNKTPDNVLEKSTTLPPKVGFISLGCPKNLVDSERILTELRTEGYDVVPRYDDAEIVIVNTCGFIDSAVQESLEAIGEALNENGKVIVTGCLGAKVDQIREVHPKVLEITGPHSYEQVLSHVHHYVPKPEHNPFLSLVPQQGVKLTPRHYAYLKISEGCNHRCTFCIIPSMRGDLDSRPIGSVLDEAKRLVEAGVKELLVISQDTSAYGVDVKHRTGFWNGSPVKTSMVSLCEQLAKLGVWVRLHYVYPYPHVDDVIPLMAEGKLLPYLDIPLQHASPRILKLMKRPGAVERTLERIKRWREICPELTLRSTFIVGFPGETEEDFQMLLDFLKEARLDRVGCFQYSPVEGATANQLPDPVPDDVKQERFDRFMQLQQKISAERLQEKIGREILVIIDEVDEEGAVGRSMADAPEIDGAVYLNGDRQVKVGDVVRVKVEHADEYDLWGSRI; from the coding sequence ATGTCCCATAACAAAACACCTGACAACGTATTGGAAAAGTCGACGACTCTTCCACCTAAAGTAGGATTTATCTCTTTAGGCTGTCCAAAAAACCTTGTCGATTCAGAGCGTATCCTGACGGAGCTGCGTACTGAAGGCTATGACGTGGTCCCACGCTACGATGATGCGGAGATCGTCATCGTCAACACCTGTGGATTTATCGACAGCGCCGTGCAGGAATCCCTGGAAGCGATTGGTGAAGCGCTGAACGAGAACGGCAAAGTGATCGTGACCGGCTGCCTGGGTGCCAAAGTGGATCAGATCCGTGAAGTTCACCCGAAAGTGCTGGAAATCACCGGACCGCACAGCTATGAGCAGGTGCTGTCGCATGTGCATCACTATGTGCCAAAGCCGGAACACAACCCGTTCCTGAGCCTGGTGCCGCAGCAGGGCGTGAAACTGACGCCACGTCACTACGCTTACCTGAAAATTTCTGAAGGCTGCAACCATCGCTGCACCTTCTGCATCATTCCGTCGATGCGTGGCGATCTTGATAGCCGCCCGATTGGTTCGGTACTGGATGAAGCCAAACGTCTGGTGGAAGCGGGCGTGAAAGAGCTGCTGGTGATCTCCCAGGATACCTCCGCTTATGGCGTGGATGTGAAGCACCGTACCGGTTTCTGGAATGGCTCGCCGGTCAAAACCAGCATGGTTAGCCTGTGTGAACAGCTGGCAAAACTCGGCGTCTGGGTGCGTCTGCATTATGTCTATCCTTACCCGCACGTAGATGATGTCATCCCACTGATGGCGGAAGGTAAACTCCTGCCGTACCTGGATATCCCGCTGCAACACGCCAGCCCGCGTATTCTTAAGCTGATGAAGCGCCCGGGTGCTGTAGAACGCACGCTGGAACGCATTAAACGCTGGCGTGAAATCTGCCCGGAGCTGACGCTGCGTTCGACCTTTATCGTCGGTTTCCCGGGTGAAACAGAAGAAGATTTCCAGATGCTGCTCGACTTCCTGAAGGAAGCGCGCCTTGACCGCGTCGGATGCTTCCAGTACAGCCCGGTTGAAGGTGCCACTGCCAACCAGTTACCGGACCCGGTGCCGGACGATGTGAAACAGGAACGTTTCGATCGCTTTATGCAGCTGCAGCAGAAGATTTCCGCAGAACGTCTGCAAGAGAAGATTGGTCGCGAAATTCTGGTGATCATCGATGAAGTGGATGAAGAAGGTGCCGTAGGCCGCAGCATGGCCGATGCACCGGAAATCGACGGCGCGGTGTACCTGAATGGCGATCGTCAGGTGAAGGTCGGCGATGTGGTGCGCGTCAAAGTCGAGCACGCTGATGAGTACGACCTGTGGGGCAGCCGCATCTAA
- a CDS encoding DUF3313 domain-containing protein: MRSHLCIPLVTLAFLAAGCTSHVADTKQYSGFLGDYSQLTMAESASGKPTMRWISPDYHGAKYPNVVYTPIVYYPAAHPTQRISQQTLDQIRQYADQKLKDGISVHKNLVTQKGPNTMVVRAAITAVAGENEGVQFYEVIPVGAVIAGTMAATGHRTQNSALYLEVEASDAQTGKPLIKVVRKAFGRTLPNSETPITLNDIRPGIDEMVRDAVSFSAP; this comes from the coding sequence ATGCGATCACATCTGTGTATTCCATTAGTGACGCTGGCTTTTCTGGCGGCGGGTTGTACATCTCATGTTGCTGATACGAAACAATATTCTGGTTTTCTCGGCGATTATAGCCAGCTAACCATGGCGGAGTCAGCAAGTGGTAAACCGACGATGCGCTGGATATCGCCGGATTATCATGGCGCGAAGTATCCAAACGTCGTTTATACCCCCATCGTTTATTACCCGGCAGCGCATCCCACGCAGCGTATCAGCCAGCAGACGCTGGATCAGATACGACAATATGCCGACCAGAAACTCAAAGACGGGATTTCAGTACATAAAAATCTCGTGACGCAGAAAGGCCCGAATACCATGGTGGTGAGAGCTGCTATCACCGCCGTGGCGGGTGAGAACGAGGGTGTCCAGTTCTATGAAGTGATACCGGTTGGGGCAGTGATTGCCGGAACCATGGCGGCCACCGGACATCGTACTCAGAACAGCGCGTTGTACCTTGAAGTGGAAGCTTCCGATGCGCAAACCGGTAAACCGCTGATCAAGGTGGTACGTAAAGCCTTTGGCCGTACGCTGCCGAACAGTGAAACACCGATCACCCTGAATGACATCCGTCCAGGCATTGATGAGATGGTACGGGATGCCGTCTCCTTCTCCGCGCCGTAA
- a CDS encoding phosphatase PAP2 family protein → MIKNPAIYPLSRRFYAINFILLAFLASVFLLWSRHESFDIAISQFWFDPLTQRFPWQHNRWLDLINHRLLKDVIIVGAVLMLLRGIQRRDGRRVLVALLFGLGPLVVGILKAHSAHSCPWDLAMFGGKAVSFPLLDAIPAGSGPGQCFPGGHASSGFAVMGLFFLWWPEKPRRALLALLAGIALGLLMGYGQVMRGAHFFSHNLWAGWWVWLTQMLIFAGVSFG, encoded by the coding sequence ATGATTAAGAACCCTGCTATTTACCCGCTGTCGCGTCGCTTTTACGCTATCAACTTTATTTTGCTGGCATTTTTAGCGTCTGTGTTCCTGCTGTGGTCGCGCCATGAAAGCTTCGATATCGCCATCAGCCAGTTTTGGTTTGATCCGCTGACGCAGCGCTTCCCGTGGCAGCACAACCGCTGGCTGGACCTGATTAACCATCGCCTGCTGAAGGATGTGATCATCGTCGGTGCCGTGCTGATGCTGTTACGTGGGATTCAGCGCCGCGATGGACGCCGGGTGCTGGTGGCCTTGCTATTCGGTCTGGGGCCGCTGGTGGTCGGGATTTTGAAGGCGCACAGCGCCCACTCCTGTCCGTGGGATCTGGCGATGTTTGGTGGCAAAGCGGTGAGCTTTCCCCTGCTGGATGCCATTCCGGCGGGTAGCGGTCCCGGTCAGTGTTTCCCCGGCGGGCATGCTTCAAGCGGTTTTGCGGTAATGGGGCTGTTTTTCCTGTGGTGGCCGGAGAAGCCACGCCGCGCCCTGCTGGCACTGCTGGCTGGCATCGCACTGGGCCTGCTGATGGGTTATGGCCAGGTGATGCGCGGTGCGCACTTTTTCTCCCACAACCTGTGGGCGGGCTGGTGGGTCTGGCTGACCCAGATGCTGATTTTTGCTGGTGTTTCTTTTGGGTAA
- a CDS encoding HAD family hydrolase, translating to MDLAVFDLDETLICEDSTSLWLRWLVSQGFAPADLISEEQSLMTQYHAGTLSIEEYMNTTLAPLAGMATMTVSGWVRRFIHRDILPRVFPAARERINWHQQRGDTVMIITASGEHLAIPIAERLGVHGALAIGVEIVDDRYSGQTYGTMTYKEGKVARLGDWKALQQDHRFDHTWAYSDSMNDLPLLAHADHAYVINPDTLLQQEAQQRGWEVCNWVR from the coding sequence ATGGACTTAGCCGTGTTCGATCTGGACGAAACCCTGATTTGTGAAGACAGCACCAGCCTGTGGCTACGCTGGCTGGTTTCACAGGGTTTTGCCCCCGCCGATCTGATTAGCGAAGAACAATCGCTAATGACCCAATATCACGCCGGTACGCTATCAATAGAAGAATATATGAACACCACCCTCGCCCCGTTAGCCGGTATGGCCACCATGACGGTATCCGGCTGGGTGCGCCGTTTTATCCACCGCGACATTCTGCCGCGGGTCTTTCCCGCCGCGCGCGAACGCATCAACTGGCATCAGCAGCGTGGCGACACGGTGATGATCATTACTGCCAGCGGTGAACATCTGGCTATTCCGATTGCTGAACGCCTCGGCGTACACGGTGCGCTGGCGATTGGTGTCGAGATTGTCGATGACCGCTACAGCGGCCAGACCTACGGCACCATGACCTACAAAGAAGGTAAAGTGGCACGGCTGGGCGACTGGAAAGCGCTACAGCAGGACCATCGTTTCGATCATACCTGGGCGTACAGCGACTCAATGAATGATTTGCCGCTGCTGGCCCATGCCGATCATGCTTATGTGATTAACCCGGACACGCTGTTGCAACAGGAAGCGCAACAACGCGGCTGGGAAGTGTGTAACTGGGTACGTTAA
- the ybjG gene encoding undecaprenyl-diphosphate phosphatase, whose product MEELNRTLFLWINATPDSPQWLIKLATFIAQDLIAIVPLLIVALWLWGPREQVSSQRALVLKTGMALIYALSIAWCISQLLPHPRPFVIGLGHQFLSHAADDSYPSDHGTTIFTFALAFICWHRLWSGVILLLVGSAIAWSRVYLGVHWPLDMLGGFLVGMLGCLASHLAWQLYGERMLALTHQIYRALFAMPIRKGWIRE is encoded by the coding sequence ATGGAAGAACTCAACCGCACCCTCTTTTTATGGATTAACGCCACGCCGGATTCACCACAGTGGCTGATAAAACTGGCGACCTTTATTGCGCAGGACCTGATCGCCATTGTGCCGCTCCTGATTGTCGCGCTGTGGCTGTGGGGGCCGCGTGAGCAGGTCAGTTCGCAGCGCGCGCTGGTATTGAAAACCGGGATGGCGCTGATTTATGCGCTCAGCATCGCCTGGTGCATCAGCCAACTGCTGCCTCATCCACGCCCGTTTGTCATCGGCCTGGGGCATCAGTTTCTGTCTCATGCTGCTGATGATTCCTATCCCAGCGATCATGGCACCACGATTTTCACCTTCGCGCTGGCGTTTATTTGCTGGCACCGTTTGTGGTCGGGGGTGATTTTACTGCTGGTCGGCAGCGCTATCGCCTGGTCGCGCGTCTACCTTGGCGTGCACTGGCCGCTGGATATGCTCGGCGGTTTCCTGGTGGGTATGCTCGGCTGTCTGGCGTCGCACCTCGCCTGGCAGTTGTATGGTGAGCGTATGCTGGCACTGACGCATCAGATTTACCGCGCCTTGTTTGCGATGCCGATTCGTAAAGGATGGATTCGCGAGTAA
- a CDS encoding serine hydrolase — MRKFAITPAWRPLAASSLLLLLVPVTVLAEDAPAAPQLDAKAWILMDYNSGKVLAESNADQRLDPASLTKMMTSYVVGQALKSGKITNNDLVTIGQDAWATGNPKLRGSSLMFLKPGDRIPVSELNKGVVIQSGNDACIALADYVAGSQDAFIGLMNNYAKAFGLQNTHFMTVHGLDADGQYSTARDMAIIGQRLIRDVPDEYALNKEKEFTFNHIKQMNRNRLLWSTNLNVDGIKTGHTSGAGNNLVASATDGDMRLISVVLGAQTDAIRFRESEKLLTWGFRFYETVTPIKSDKPFAQQRVWFGDRSQVNLGVAQDAAITLPKGQMKNLKASFTLTSPQLEAPLKKNQVVGTIDFQLDGKTVEQRPLVAMEDVAEGGFIGRIWDFIMMKFNGWFGKWFS; from the coding sequence ATGAGAAAATTCGCTATCACCCCTGCCTGGCGGCCTTTGGCTGCATCCTCCTTATTATTACTGCTCGTTCCGGTCACCGTTCTGGCTGAAGACGCACCCGCCGCGCCGCAGCTGGATGCCAAAGCCTGGATTTTAATGGACTACAACAGCGGCAAGGTTCTGGCTGAATCGAATGCCGATCAGCGTCTCGACCCCGCCAGTCTGACCAAAATGATGACCAGCTATGTGGTCGGCCAGGCGCTGAAATCCGGTAAAATCACCAATAACGATCTGGTGACCATTGGTCAGGATGCCTGGGCCACCGGCAACCCGAAATTACGTGGTTCATCTCTGATGTTCCTGAAGCCCGGCGATCGCATTCCGGTATCCGAGCTGAATAAAGGCGTCGTGATTCAATCCGGTAACGATGCCTGTATCGCGCTGGCCGATTATGTGGCGGGCAGTCAGGATGCGTTTATCGGTTTGATGAATAACTACGCCAAAGCCTTTGGCCTGCAAAATACCCATTTTATGACGGTGCATGGGCTGGATGCCGACGGGCAGTACAGTACCGCGCGTGATATGGCGATTATTGGTCAGCGGCTGATCCGCGATGTGCCGGATGAATATGCGCTGAATAAAGAGAAAGAATTTACCTTCAACCACATTAAACAGATGAACCGTAACCGTCTGCTGTGGAGCACCAATCTCAACGTGGACGGTATCAAAACCGGTCATACCTCGGGAGCAGGCAATAACCTGGTGGCGTCCGCCACTGACGGCGATATGCGTCTGATTTCGGTGGTGCTCGGGGCGCAGACCGATGCCATCCGCTTCCGTGAAAGTGAAAAGCTTCTCACCTGGGGTTTTCGTTTTTATGAAACCGTAACGCCGATCAAGTCGGATAAACCTTTTGCGCAGCAACGCGTCTGGTTTGGCGATCGTAGCCAGGTCAATCTCGGGGTCGCCCAGGATGCCGCCATCACCCTTCCTAAAGGGCAGATGAAAAACCTGAAAGCCAGTTTCACGCTCACCTCGCCGCAGCTGGAAGCACCACTGAAGAAAAATCAGGTGGTGGGAACCATCGATTTTCAGCTGGATGGCAAAACGGTGGAACAACGTCCGCTGGTGGCGATGGAAGATGTTGCGGAAGGGGGCTTCATTGGCCGTATCTGGGATTTCATTATGATGAAATTCAACGGCTGGTTTGGCAAATGGTTTAGCTAA
- a CDS encoding carbonic anhydrase, with amino-acid sequence MKEIIKGFLSFQQNVFPERKDLFKSLASNQNPKALFISCSDSRLVPELVTQQEPGQLFVIRNAGNIVPSFGPEPGGVSATIEYAVVALGVSEIIICGHSNCGAMKAIAECSCMDTMPAVEHWLRYADAARAVVENKKYDTPETKLTEMVKENVIAQLHNIKTHPSVAVALRKKTLRLHGWVYDIESGKIMALTKGGDEFVSLSDNPETCFE; translated from the coding sequence ATGAAAGAGATCATCAAAGGTTTTCTGAGTTTTCAACAGAATGTGTTCCCTGAAAGGAAGGATCTTTTCAAAAGCCTGGCGTCCAACCAAAATCCCAAAGCCCTGTTTATCTCCTGCTCAGACAGCCGTCTGGTGCCGGAACTGGTTACGCAGCAGGAGCCTGGCCAGCTGTTCGTTATCCGTAATGCCGGTAATATTGTGCCGTCATTCGGACCGGAACCAGGCGGTGTCTCTGCCACTATCGAATACGCGGTCGTGGCGCTGGGTGTGAGCGAAATCATCATTTGCGGCCACTCCAACTGTGGCGCGATGAAAGCGATCGCCGAATGTTCCTGCATGGATACCATGCCAGCGGTGGAGCACTGGCTGCGTTATGCCGATGCCGCGCGTGCGGTGGTGGAAAACAAAAAGTACGACACGCCGGAAACCAAGCTGACCGAGATGGTAAAAGAGAACGTCATCGCGCAGCTGCACAATATCAAAACTCACCCGTCTGTTGCGGTGGCGCTGCGTAAGAAAACGCTGCGCCTGCATGGCTGGGTTTATGATATTGAGAGCGGCAAAATTATGGCGCTGACTAAAGGGGGCGACGAGTTTGTTTCCCTGTCAGATAATCCTGAAACCTGCTTCGAATAA